From Zerene cesonia ecotype Mississippi chromosome 16, Zerene_cesonia_1.1, whole genome shotgun sequence, one genomic window encodes:
- the LOC119832911 gene encoding transmembrane protein 151B-like, with protein sequence MTTQEAANVFTDDDEDLRPRQQSLGGVLRREGNWKCFLLTLMIAGCLASVAWCNTAEIDRQLIDLTKYPIKQTVRESPCDVGYAYIPIAFVLLLYLVYLVECYHSTARIQLARRVDVAAVSARVHSMRTATPRVWWKAICYHYVRRKRQVTRYRNGDAYTTTQVYYERVNTHSASTSFAHACCGQKDASRNLVLDTSTPITKVRFSKGFAFANIEAASEFEDQRSRFFAEHERFDDFMEMREGLDLIGVSSFKEYMVAYRDTDRCPWYSSQLLFWTLSCLLLSWPLRIVIECNTAYVHYTITKIFGTNYELDPSRQLDLDTHLSDALPPVPATNYSWALADEQSAVLCSAPRPPRTLPLSHASTVDSLELFAAIRGNCAIVPSYSEAMRIDAALREEPAESSNSGVVIDIDTERPSRPAIKAASFDEPPRRPKVTISGTHSSNNIAGSSRSNEAKQLNRRSWAGVLTTARSARQILDDLTNNVNYEQIPEPQVQNREGAIYFSRDLSPISSRDPFGGRAQTTPTDEPPTYEEALKLPALRKLTRSITGTDFGGPRRAFLRDVLSNRRSCLEGVGVLAGAKSVRVPCDESGEETHL encoded by the exons CGCCCAAGACAGCAGAGTCTCGGCGGAGTACTTCGGAGGGAGGGCAATTGGAAATGCTTCCTCCTCACGCTGATGATTGCCGGCTGCCTCGCGTCCGTCGCCTGGTGCAATACCGCAGAAATCGATAGACAACTTATTGATCTTACtaa GTATCCAATAAAGCAGACAGTTCGCGAGTCACCCTGCGACGTGGGCTACGCGTATATACCCATTGCATTCGTGCTACTCCTCTATTTAGTGTATTTGGTAGAATGCTACCACAGTACAGCCAGAATACAACTAGCAAGGCGCGTGGATGTGGCCGCAGTGTCTGCTAGAGTACACTCTATGAGAACTGCTACTCCGAGAGTATG GTGGAAAGCCATTTGTTACCACTATGTGCGACGCAAGAGACAGGTCACCAGATATAGGAATGGCGATGCATATACCACAACACag gTATACTACGAAAGAGTGAACACCCACAGCGCGAGTACATCTTTTGCTCATGCCTGTTGTGGACAAAAAGACGCATCAAGAAACCTAGTGCTGGATACAAGTACACCTATCACTAAAGTGAGGTTCAGCAAGGGTTTCGCCTTTGCTAACATCGAAGCAGCTAGCG AATTTGAAGATCAAAGATCAAGGTTCTTCGCGGAGCATGAAAGATTTGATGATTTCATGGAAATGCGTGAAGGGTTGGATCTAATTGGCGTCAGCTCGTTTAAAGAGTACATGGTAGCATATAG ggACACCGATCGATGCCCGTGGTATTCTTCACAGCTTCTATTCTGGACTTTGTCATGCCTTCTTTTATCTTGGCCTCTTAGGATTGTTATAGAATGCAACACAGCGTACGTGCATTATACG ATCACGAAAATATTTGGTACAAATTACGAATTGGATCCGAGTCGACAGCTAGACTTGGATACTCATTTATCTGATGCACTTCCACCCGTCCCAGCCACCAACTACTCTTGGGCTTTGGCAGATGAACAAAGTGCCGTTCTATGTTCCGCTCCAAGACCACCTCGTACTCTCCCGCTTTCCCACGCCTCTACTGTAGATAGTCTAGAATTGTTCGCTGCAATTCGAGGCAACTGTGCCATTGTACCTTCCTATTCAGAAGCCATGCGTATTGACGCGGCTCTACGAGAAGAACCAGCTGAAAGTTCCAACTCAGGTGTCGTGATTGACATAGATACTGAAAGACCTTCTAGGCCGGCAATTAAGGCTGCCTCATTCGATGAACCACCTAGGAGACCAAAGGTCACTATATCTGGGACTCATTCTAGTAATAACATAGCTGGTAGCTCTAGGTCGAATGAAGCGAAACAGCTGAACAGAAGGTCTTGGGCGGGAGTGTTAACTACAGCTCGTAGTGCGAGGCAGATTCTAGACGACTTAACCAATAACGTCAATTATGAGCAAATTCCAGAACCCCAGGTACAAAATAGGGAGGgcgctatttatttttcaagagATCTATCTCCTATTTCGTCTAGAGATCCGTTCGGTGGTCGAGCACAAACAACTCCAACGGACGAGCCACCCACGTATGAGGAGGCTTTGAAATTACCAGCTCTTAGAAAGCTAACTAGATCTATAACTGGGACTGATTTCGGTGGCCCTAGACGAGCGTTTTTGAGAGATGTTCTTTCAAATAGAAGGTCCTGTTTAGAGGGTGTTGGCGTTTTAGCTGGAGCCAAATCTGTTAGAGTTCCCTGTGATGAATCCGGCGAAGAAACGCACCTATAG
- the LOC119832958 gene encoding upstream stimulatory factor 2, with product MAKVEVEVDIHENSLDIDNSDDKEFLGMVESSPFGSGDCERSQLVTHTFLDGNEDDNSSSYNFRDLSGAVTYKLVQMTGEESTNMASDSPTHVIPSGEFYVISNPVEVFGTSAQKKVITRRQPIQAKAVTARKRDDKRRATHNEVERRRRDKINSWITKIAAMVPNSGHPDSASKGGILAKACDHIAELTEKQKKLEKLEIDNDKLVLEVLRLNQELSELRKENSSMRLQLADNCIVANLQQRAKGQKS from the exons ATGGCCAAAGTGGAAGTTGAAGTAGACATCCATGAAAATTCTCTTGATATAGATAACAG TGATGACAAGGAGTTCTTGGGAATGGTAGAAAGTAGTCCTTTCG GAAGCGGCGACTGTGAAAGGTCCCAGCTAGTTACACATACGTTTCTTGATGGTAATGAAGACGATAATAGTTCATCTTATAACTTCAGAGATTTAT ctgGAGCTGTGACATATAAATTGGTACAGATGACTGGAGAAGAATCAACAAACATGGCTTCTGATTCACCCACACATg TTATTCCCAGTGGAgagttttatgtaataagcAATCCAGTAGAAGTGTTTGGCACTTCTGCCCAAAAGAAGGTCATAACCAGGCGACAACCAATACAAGCTAAAGCTGTGACAGCCAGAaag CGTGATGACAAAAGGCGAGCTACTCACAACGAAGTGGAAAGGAGACGaagagataaaataaacagctgGATAACAAAGATAGCTGCGATGGTGCCTAACTCAGGCCACCCAGACAGTGCTAGCAAAGGAGGCATATTGGCCAAGGCGTGTGATCACATAGCTGAGCTTACTGAAAAACAGAAAAA ATTAGAAAAACTAGAGATTGATAATGACAAATTAGTATTAGAAGTGCTGAGGCTCAACCAAGAATTGTCAGAACTGAGGAAAGAAAACTCTTCCATGAGATTGCAACTGGCCGACAATTGTATCGTCGCAAACTTGCAACAACGAGCAAAAGGACAGAAATCTTAG